One region of Mucilaginibacter sp. 14171R-50 genomic DNA includes:
- a CDS encoding glycosyltransferase family 2 protein → MKKVSVVTINFNQDKVTEELLVSIAQTNTYQNLEVIVVDNGSTVNPIPLWTVKYPDVKFIRSERNLGFSGGNNIGIAQATGDYYFLVNNDTEFTPGLVQKLVDILDTHPQVGIISPKLVYDFDRSIIQYVGFTQVDYYTCRNRAIGKNEKDVGQYDNLLGQTGYCHGGAMMVKKETCEKAGLMADNFFIYYEEVDWGERINRSGYQAWVRGDAVIYHKESMTVGKNSAFKEYFMNRNRILFIRHNAPALKALVFYFYFVLLVVPRNIVNYIKEKKYDFISILFRAIWWNITHSKHSTELGFTINKVS, encoded by the coding sequence ATGAAAAAAGTATCTGTTGTCACCATAAATTTCAACCAGGACAAAGTTACAGAAGAGCTTTTAGTATCAATTGCCCAAACCAACACCTATCAGAACCTTGAGGTGATTGTTGTAGATAATGGCAGTACTGTTAACCCTATTCCATTATGGACTGTTAAATACCCCGATGTTAAGTTTATACGGTCTGAACGTAATTTAGGTTTCTCTGGCGGCAACAATATTGGTATTGCACAGGCTACCGGCGATTACTATTTCCTGGTGAATAACGATACCGAATTTACGCCCGGCCTGGTCCAGAAACTGGTAGATATTTTAGACACCCACCCACAGGTAGGCATTATATCGCCCAAACTTGTTTATGATTTCGACAGAAGCATTATACAGTATGTAGGCTTTACCCAGGTTGATTATTACACCTGCCGTAACCGCGCTATCGGTAAAAACGAGAAGGACGTAGGGCAGTATGATAACCTGCTGGGGCAAACAGGTTACTGCCATGGCGGTGCCATGATGGTTAAAAAAGAAACCTGCGAAAAGGCCGGCTTAATGGCCGATAACTTCTTTATTTATTACGAGGAAGTAGACTGGGGCGAACGCATTAACAGATCTGGCTACCAGGCCTGGGTGCGCGGCGACGCCGTTATTTACCACAAAGAATCAATGACGGTGGGCAAGAACAGCGCTTTTAAAGAGTACTTTATGAACCGCAACCGCATCCTTTTCATCCGCCATAACGCGCCTGCCTTAAAAGCCCTTGTGTTTTATTTTTACTTTGTTTTACTTGTTGTACCGCGCAATATTGTAAACTACATTAAGGAAAAAAAGTACGATTTCATCAGCATACTTTTCCGCGCTATCTGGTGGAATATTACCCATAGTAAGCATAGTACCGAATTAGGCTTCACTATAAATAAAGTTTCATGA
- a CDS encoding glycosyltransferase family 2 protein — translation MILTFWISLFVAFYTFVGYGFLLYFIIKIKRAVKGKPFIPAVADDSLPTCTLVVAAYNEEHFIAQKIANSLQLNYPAGKLKFVFVTDGSTDRTAEIIGLHPQIQLLHRPGRAGKIAAVHRAMEYVETEVVVFTDANTFLNPEAITRICRHYSDKTVGAVAGEKQVQIDASADASAAGEGFYWKYESALKKWDSELYSVVGAAGELFSVRRDLYQDVPADTVLDDFMISMLIAAKGYRIIYEPEAYALETASENVSEELKRKIRIAAGGMQSILRLKNLLFSFKYPVLSFQYVSHRVLRWTVTPFFLIVAFITNFAVAFAGKGFIYEVLFAGQALFYCLAIFGYIMEERHIRIKVLFIPYYFCVMNYAVIAGIIRYFTTQQSSVWEKVQRKH, via the coding sequence ATGATACTTACCTTCTGGATAAGTTTATTCGTTGCCTTTTACACCTTTGTCGGTTACGGGTTTTTGCTGTATTTTATCATAAAAATCAAACGGGCTGTTAAAGGTAAACCTTTTATACCGGCTGTCGCCGATGATAGCCTGCCTACCTGTACGCTGGTTGTTGCCGCCTATAACGAAGAACACTTTATAGCGCAAAAAATTGCCAACAGCCTGCAGCTGAATTACCCGGCAGGCAAACTTAAATTTGTATTTGTAACCGATGGCTCGACAGACAGGACGGCCGAAATAATTGGCCTGCACCCGCAGATACAACTGCTGCACCGCCCCGGGCGAGCCGGTAAAATTGCCGCCGTACACCGGGCAATGGAGTATGTGGAAACCGAAGTTGTGGTTTTTACCGATGCCAACACTTTTCTAAACCCAGAAGCCATTACCCGCATTTGCCGCCATTACAGCGATAAAACAGTGGGCGCCGTTGCTGGCGAAAAGCAGGTGCAGATAGATGCCAGCGCCGATGCCAGCGCAGCCGGAGAAGGTTTTTACTGGAAGTACGAGTCGGCGCTTAAAAAGTGGGATTCGGAGCTTTACTCGGTAGTGGGCGCGGCAGGCGAACTGTTCAGCGTTAGGCGCGATCTGTATCAGGACGTGCCTGCCGATACCGTATTGGACGATTTTATGATATCTATGCTGATTGCCGCCAAAGGTTACCGCATTATTTACGAACCCGAAGCCTACGCGCTGGAAACCGCATCTGAAAATGTATCGGAAGAGCTGAAGCGCAAGATCCGCATTGCAGCGGGGGGCATGCAATCTATATTACGTTTAAAAAACCTGTTGTTTTCTTTTAAATATCCGGTGCTGTCGTTCCAATACGTAAGTCATCGTGTGCTGCGGTGGACGGTGACCCCCTTCTTTCTGATAGTGGCGTTTATTACCAACTTTGCCGTAGCATTTGCAGGAAAGGGCTTTATATACGAAGTACTTTTTGCCGGGCAGGCGTTGTTTTATTGCCTGGCCATCTTCGGCTATATTATGGAGGAGCGCCACATCCGCATCAAAGTGCTTTTTATCCCCTACTACTTTTGCGTAATGAACTACGCGGTAATAGCAGGTATTATCCGCTACTTTACCACGCAGCAAAGCTCCGTTTGGGAAAAAGTACAAAGAAAACATTAG